In Phoenix dactylifera cultivar Barhee BC4 unplaced genomic scaffold, palm_55x_up_171113_PBpolish2nd_filt_p 001518F, whole genome shotgun sequence, the following proteins share a genomic window:
- the LOC120108729 gene encoding putative disease resistance protein RGA4, whose product MADVLFSALLPVVMEKATDHVLQQFGMMWGIHEKLEKLERMLSAILDRLGDAEERQVKEAGVKSWLAALKNAAYEADDILDDFNVEAKRRKAEIQIDMTKKVRSFFSLGNPVSFRLKMGRELHAIVEKIEKLVDEGNKFGFTVKTQAQKDRPQTHSYVDESKVIGREEDKAKIVELLLAHDNNRNVAVLPIVGMGGLGKTTLAQLIYKDETVEKHFEPRMWVCVSDEFDVKKLAKDIIASATGAKCELSDMELLQRRLREVVSGKR is encoded by the coding sequence ATGGCTGACGTGCTTTTCTCAGCCTTGCTACCGGTGGTGATGGAGAAGGCAACCGATCATGTTCTCCAACAGTTTGGAATGATGTGGGGCATCCATGAGAAGCTAGAAAAGCTGGAAAGAATGCTGTCGGCAATCCTGGACAGACTTGGAGATGCAGAGGAGCGGCAAGTCAAGGAAGCGGGTGTGAAGAGCTGGTTGGCAGCACTGAAGAATGCAGCCTACGAAGCAGACGACATACTGGATGACTTCAATGTGGAAGCAAAGCGGCGGAAGGCAGAGATTCAGATCGACATGACAAAAAAGGTGCGCAGCTTCTTTTCTCTTGGCAATCCAGTTTCGTTTCGCCTTAAGATGGGGCGAGAGTTGCATGCTATTGttgaaaaaatagagaaactAGTAGATGAGGGAAATAAATTTGGTTTCACGGTCAAAACCCAAGCACAAAAGGACAGGCCACAAACCCACTCCTATGTGGATGAATCAAAGGTCATTGGCAGGGAGGAAGATAAAGCAAAAATAGTGGAGTTGTTACTTGCTCATGATAACAACCGGAATGTTGCAGTCCTTCCCATAGTTGGGATGGGGGGTTTGGGTAAGACCACACTGGCCCAATTGATTTACAAAGATGAGACGGTGGAGAAACATTTCGAGCCACGAATGTGGGTCTGTGTGTCGGATGAGTTCGATGTTAAAAAACTTGCTAAAGATATAATAGCTTCAGCCACAGGGGCTAAGTGCGAGCTATCAGACATGGAGTTGTTACAACGCCGCCTTCGAGAAGTTGTAAGTGGGAAGAGGTAG